GTCAGGTGGTAGGCCAGGGCTCCAGGCATCACCGCCAGGCTGGTCACCGCCAGCTCACCGCGACCCGCGTCAGGCACTCAAGCAGTCACCCATGTTAAGATCAGatctctctccttctccctctcttccccAAAGAAAAGCTCTTTTATGTGTATGGCGCGTGACGGCGTTGTCGCTTTCTCTCTATACAGGTCGACCTGTGATGAAGGGCATGACCAAGGTCAGGGCAGGCATCGGGGGAAGGGTGCTGCGGCGGTGAGCGAGGGGTTGGCTGCCAGCGGGCAGAACGACGTGGCGGCAGCGCTGGGGGTGGGTGCGGTGAGGATGAAGAAGGCGGGCGACGGTGGAGGGAAGGCGCGGCGGAAGGTGCGGGAGCCGCGGTTATGCTTCAAGACGATGAGCGACATCAATGTCCTCGACGACAGCTACAAGTGGCGCAAGTACGACCAAAAGGTCGTCAAGAACACGCAGCACCCTAGGTACAACATATACCACCCGTCACCGGCTGCTTCTTCATTTGCATCTGCACATACGCAT
This sequence is a window from Setaria italica strain Yugu1 chromosome III, Setaria_italica_v2.0, whole genome shotgun sequence. Protein-coding genes within it:
- the LOC111256760 gene encoding WRKY transcription factor WRKY24-like, encoding MARDGVVAFSLYRSTCDEGHDQGQGRHRGKGAAAVSEGLAASGQNDVAAALGVGAVRMKKAGDGGGKARRKVREPRLCFKTMSDINVLDDSYKWRKYDQKVVKNTQHPRFPNWNLRFWLGQRETPNLMRCK